Below is a window of Humulus lupulus chromosome 2, drHumLupu1.1, whole genome shotgun sequence DNA.
acattggtaacagccatgggggttggtggaatttgaaattcaaatggtgtctctaaactctataaataggagcctatagctcacttgtaagacacaacattttctatccactagagcacttggctagaaacaccttgaggcttgataattccagaaagcttttccaatatctgagagagatcccttagtgcttgagttagggggaaataagcttttggacaaaggttttaaaccttgttcaagttggtgatccccaaccctcttcacttaggttgtgtaagtgagagtttacttgtgtttctgttcttctttttattctattgttcttcttcttattctcttgttctatttacttgtatattttgtttaagagttgtaatattttcatttggtccaaacactttattttactattctcttcttcctcatcatcttcttcatttcttttgttttatttgtattttcagttatagagttgtaacactttatttaatcaaccttgtctattgtaatattttgcatagagttgtaacattttcttaccatttccattgaggcaatttatattttcctaacaatattGATGTCATATATGTTGATGTGGTTCAACATCGATATGACATCAATACACCATCGAAATGGAATCGCGTACAGATGGCGACCATCAGCATCGAAatgtcatcgatgtggcatcgatgttTAATTGCTATACAGATAGCGTAACATAGGCATCGATTCATCACTAAATGTGTTGACTACAAATATAAAAGACTTACAGTTTCTGTCAACCATTCTTTTGCCACCTTCAACTTCAGGAACCAAACAGGGGTGCCATCACAACCTTCCAACTTCCTCGATTTGCTGTTGTCAATCTCACCGAGCACCCATCGGTTAAAAGTTGTCAACATATCTTGATTCAACACCTTTAGAGGATGGATCGTAATTGGGTCCTTGAACTTTGGTTACTTGGCTGCTGGAGTATAGTCCTCGTACCTTACTTGTCTCTGTCTAGTGCTCTTACCTGTAACGGGAGCAATTAGTATACAATCTCTTTAAAACATGTAATAGCTCATGGATTAGTAGTACCTAAGACCGTTTGCACTGGCTGCAGAGGTGTGGCTTCTCCAACAAGAGGCTCATAACATGTAGGGAGAATGTCGTACTCTACATCCTTTGCTGGAGTAGGTGCAGGAGTAGGTATACCACCAAGTGTTGCCAGCTTCTCCAATATGACTTCTTGATTCTTAATGATGATACCTAGAGTGGCCTTAAACTCATCCACTACACCTGGTAGTCTGGCCATCTCACCCAACACGACCTCATAAGCCCCAGGAGCAGGAGCAGAAGTAGGTTTTGCACTAGTATTTGGAGCATTCTCCGTCGGGGCATCCTCCACAAATATGCCAGCCTCCACAGCTATCTCAGCCACCGCAACAACCTCTGCCTCAGGATCGTAAGGTCTTCCATCCTTTGGTGCAGGCTGGATCATATCCTGCAGCATCGCATACCTAGGAGCATCCCTCTTTGTCCTCTGATATATGGTGGTGAAGAAGTCTCACTCGTCTGGTCGAGGccttaggatagaaatgcatgacaACTGTAATGGAAACAAAACAAGCAAATTAGAAATGACATAAGTTGATTAGTATaattcaaaagtttttgaattatttaaatctAAAATAACTTACACATCTCTTCGCAAGTACATCCTTCACATGTGAATGCTTCGGCATGCATGTGCTTTCCCACTGTAGCATCTTAGGGAAATTGAATCCATAGGGCTTGGCGTATTCCTTCTGAATCCTAGGGAACTTGAATCCACAGGGCTTGGCATATGCCCAATATTGCACAGCTGGTGGATACCCCTTGCAGGTGTACTTTGCCTCCACCTGAGCACCCTTAGAAGACTCCACCTCAGTGGTCTTCTTCGCCTTCTTACCAGGTATTGTAGCACCAATTGCTTTCATATCTCTACTGAATTGTTTCACAATTGTATCAAATAAAAGGGATCCCCATGGATACTtctcaaaataatataaatccTCGACCATCGACAATAAATCTCACCAAATAGCATTGTCATTCTTAGCGACCAATAGTATCCCCTCCACAAAGTAAACCAAACCGAGCTTGTACAAATCATCAGGTACATCGCACATACTAAAAGCTTGTTCCAAAAAATTGAACCTAATGTCTTTCTTGGGTTCCACATTGAAATATGTATCAAGTAGGCGGGAGGACGTAAGGTGAGGTTGAATGTCAGCGGTAAGTGGTGGACAAGAGCAGCTCAAGCCAGTCATAATGACAAACTCGTGCACCCTAAACTTACATAAGTTTGGGCCCATCAATAAGTGCACCTCATCGCCAAGCAGAGAGTTCAACTTTCGTAAAAGCAGTGTGTGCACCAATGCCTCAGAGAACGAAAAGGTAGGGGCTGTGAAGAATGGTCCAAAAACAGACTCATTCACCCTCCCCAACAATCCATGCTTCTCAAACCTTTTCTTCAATTTAGTTAGCCTCCCAGAACCGCTATAGGTCATACGATCGACATAATGATCCTCTATGGGGATCTCAAGTGGTGGGATACGTTTGGGTGGCATCtgcaaaatatccaaaaaaaagagagagggaattagttgaatttacaaaaaaaaaaaaatactcagtCTGCTGTTGTCATCAAAATACCATCGATTTTTCATCgaagcaaaaagaaaaaatcaaCAGATACAAGTATGCGTCGAAACAACATCAAAATactatcgatataccatcgaaactgattttacaaacaaacaaactatcaATATGCCATCAAAATAGCATCGAAATGGTATCGAAATACATTTAACAAATAAGAACTGACTAAGCCACCCTCGAATCAGCATCGAAATAATATCAAAATTGCATTGATTATATACAAAATAAAATCAACAAACAATGTATCGATATGTCATCGAAATAACATCGATTATGCATCGAATATCTTTCAagtagataacatataaaagtCATCGACATCGCATCGATTTAACATCGATGCATCACCTTTAAATTAATGTGCATGAACAACCATTGAAATGACATCAAAAtagcatcgaaaaagcatcaaaTTTAAtagatttatcaaaatataactaaaacCAAGAAAGCATCGAAATACCATTGAACTagatcgaaattgcatcgaaatcAGCATCGACATATCATCAAAATTTCATCGATTTTATACTAAAAGAAAACCATGCAAGCATCAAaatggcatcgatataccattAATTGCGCATTGATTGACTATCTCCTTCATTAATGGTCTATCGAAATATTACGATGGAGCATCGATTGAACATCGACGACACaacatttcaattatttaaaatatacacATGCACTGACTGTCATCGAATTACCATTGATTaagcatcgaaatggcatcgatgtgGGATCAAATGAACATTGACCCACAAATTTTTTGCATAACTTAAACCCAATCTTCCAAAACGATGCACATAGAATCAAACCCATTTAAAGCTACATTTTTGCAAAATAGAGATTAAAATCCTATATTAAGATTAAAATCAAACCCATTTCATCGATTTTATACATTAtgattcaaattaaaaaaaaacataaaaactgaCCTTATTGTTGCCGGCGATGGAGAACATGGTGGCCTGAGAGAGTTTCGCCTGAGAGATAGTGAGAATGTGAGGTCTGagagaaaaatgagaaaatacgACTAGGATGGGAGTGTTTAATGTTAGGGGTGTTTTTGTCCAAAAATTAGAAATGACATATGTTTGGGAGAGTAAGTTATgttgacatttaaaaaaaattagctaTGTTATAGGGCATATAGTGTAAAATTTCCCTTGCCAAACAAGTTCGTTAGTTTATTGTGGTAAGGAGAACGACAAGTCGTTTATCAATTAGtcattttcaaatttcaaataaaaaattgttaaatataatggcTAGTTCGGTAACcattttttaaacaattttttgatttaaaaattaaaaatataaaacaaaGTCAAAAAATGAGTTCCGTAAGCCTATTTTtacttttgaaaattttaaataaaatttatgaaattttgaaaacaagaaattttaacttttaaatttttttaaaaaagttttcATGTTAATTTTGGGGGAACTTTTTCTTCGATCATTAGTCTCCATTTTTCAGAGAAAAACCACTCTCCCATTTTTTGCCACCATTTAAACCCTAGATAATTGTTGAGCACAATCATTCTAGCTCAGCCATGGCCGCTGTCGAGGTACGCTAcgacaagaagaataagaagaagcaCTCATCAACATATATGCCCAAAGCAATCAGTGACTTGGACTCTTAGCCGGCTTAGAAGGACACCAATTTCATGATCAAGCCACGGAGCTACACTCCCACCATCAACACTTCTTAGGGGCCACTCCTTCTCAAGGAttatgtgttggggttttatgccctaattaaaactcaatttctttgtaatatcattttattatcaataaaagaatagaaatcatttttcgaCTTGGTCAATCAGTTTgctcatatattttattttcatgattatttgtttaatataaacttctattaaatcttgagcatatagctaatcatatttatggTGAAGTAATCTCAAtggaatattaatatgattatatgttcaaaaataagttagtcctaagattagtcagtgcacatgacttacactgacttaccaatctatgatatgatctacttacacattgtagtgttatgttctttccagaacattaggatagtagataaaatcagatgtatttgtttcatcggactggaccaatattgacagtagatgAGATAAGTTAActtaccgttattatctattgtagtcatatcatatagttgaccataagtcaattcaatctcaattctgagtggttagtattctagctgattgtattatttgagttctttgacttgttcgttaccagcttaccctacggactagcccatgcttacatcttgggaaatcggtagtataattgagtgggagtgttaatcatagatatgaacatctatagcttctaatgaagaagtaaaacgatggtttccttttattttggttcaaggtgctaaatgatagaaatctcatttcaataattaatattagtttactgaaatatcatttacaaggaactaagtgttttaaggataaaatacaatgaggggtaaaacgacatTTTAGTCCCATCTCGTTGTAGAATGTCTATAAatgattgagtgaaaattatggttgtaacaatggataattaataacgtatctatattgcttatagagcgttctatgaattcaagagggcaattctgagtctttagtagagtcatgaggaattaataagttagtaaatttatgataacttattggagcttgattttataggcccatggtccccatggcaccttggataaaatcatctagatagtctcaattaattgatttaattatcaattggaattatcaaagttgaccaggtcaattttgaatagtttcatagagttatacaatttagagaaaaaaagagattttagggcagatttattaattaagataaattggtgtctatattaataaataagtttaaacaaatgttcatattataaataattaatttgataaaggatttaaataattatttaattaattaaatcaatagaaaataatacatgccttgattttaagtccaatgagcttataattaaatgagaaatttcatgggcctaaagctcATGGGAATTTTGTCCTAGGGCTGATaattagctattattttattgatttttaattaaaataaatgacctaattgagtttataaaaggaatgctaagtaaAAGTTGAAAGAGAGgtttttgagaagatcagaaTATCTAGTCTTggtgctctaggttttagattctctctacagaacaagtccttttctaagcctcaatttttctcttctattcttcttcttattgtatctatctcatgtgttgagaattgtccactctagtctaggtgattctaaggatactttggaaggatgtgaagaaaattgaagaacaattcagtttcttggtgataccctgcgagagaaaggatacaagggttagatgtaacgacccgaatttcctaataaggcttaaggccttgattagggggcgaggatggaaaatcttggaattatatgattatgtgatatttatgtgtatcattatgtgaatatgtgagttatattataatatgactagatatgtatgtttaggtgtattaaatatgcatgtgagcccatttctgtttaattgggcaattatCATATTTTGACCATTTCGGGTacatttggcatatatgtggtatgtgagtggtgcttcattattatttggttatgctagggttactcaacacgagacgatcctaggaggcaagctagtgagaaagtcacaacgagattcatacttgactcggagtgagtcaaggggtatttagtacattatcgagatattgggtaatgggaataaatatttgatgataaattgggagttagtgagaccagggggaaattatgggaattttgactactTTACCCCCAGGGGCATTTTcaggaccccaagcattaggattttcttaaggttacttaagcttgaagtaacctgtcaaaaacataaaaagaacgttcagtacgttttctctctctcccgttccatttttgacaccgttagcattttcgaaggaaacttgagttttaagaCTCGGATtaaagcgaggatcgaggcatagcgattctagggaatattagaagcttattagctggaggatttagcgagaaatgacataatcagaggtaatttaagcatTGAATTCCTGAGTTTATtctctgttcttggtgttcttgagttttacaaactcaagacttgGATTATGAGTTCCTATGGGGATTTTGGGTATTTGTTGTTGTTTTAATGTTGCTACAACGTAGGGTTCTCTGTTTGGGGGATGAAGTGCTGACTATAGCATTGTAGCACTCAATAGGTAGTGCTACACAGTATTCAAAACTTGgttttttgggtactttttggggttttgacccgagggctcaggggatgattccaccaccttgtttggtgggattggaggtcccgagagtgcgggattggccccgggattgggttttggaacttgtactcattgaaacaccatttatggttgtgactaggttatcgctaggggcttggaagcaagatcgtgctcgagggttgttcattggtaacctgtgcttggaccaaaggtaagaaaactgcaccctgtatgtgatgcatgtgatgcataagatacatgtgattagggcatgtcatgaatgttgaatatgagattgatcagagcttgagtctctgtaaatgtgcatgatcataattatgctagtgaatgttgagtaagcatgctgaatgccctgtatttggatatttgacgtatgatatatgcctggttgcattgcttacttgtgagtggaactgactccatagtcagaatcggtaatggtgttagtattgactatgaagctgtgactcattagtcaagttcggcagtagtactgagcactggtcatatggaattgacctatgactCAAGAGAAGcataatcgacataagcattatcaacataagtatgaaatgcttgaccgagcttaagttcgatgaaaacaaaagcgcttgtctagtctaaaggctatttacttagagccagggccaaaaggctcaagtgactgtaacgtcacatggcttagggtgcggagcctaAGTTCGtaactccatagtcacttatttggtttaagttcgtgactccatagtcacttatctggttcaagttcgtgactccatagtcacttatctggttcaatttcatgactccatagtcacttatctgattgggttgAAAGCCCCAACATGAGTACcaaaatcattattgatattcacttaggattgacttgatagtcatccatacagaagGGCAGGGCCCACTATCAATTACTTGAActtacttgcatgcatgaatagggctattattgctaggcatgctattatgattcagtgacatgttattacctgttcatgagcatattcagCAAAACAGAAACACCAGGGGAAAGCACCGCGGCGCCCCTTACctagtgccgcggcccccagcacgcACAACCTCCACCACCCTCAGCACCcaacttgggccgcggcccccacccGGGAACCAGCCATAACTCTGTTTTCTCAcattttaaaccttccaaaaacctacttaaacatctccaaatccaaaaatcaaaatttccaaacatcccaatgatccaaaatcatcaactcccgaggctcaaacgaatcaaaaactcaacaaCACACAAAATCcgaatcaaagcttagaaactctaaaactcaaaacttaaagcttggattaccttggATTAGGTTATTTCTCaccaaatccttcggttaagaagcttctaatctttcctaggatcgctatgcgtcgatcctcgcttgattccgactcttagaactcaagatttcttcgaaattgccacaAATGGTGAAAAGAACTAACGGGAGATAGAGAAAGGTGTTTTAACGTAAGGTTCTTTCTAacagactacttcaggcttaagtaacctcaaataaaacctaatgctcggggtcccaaaaacgcccccggggacaaaatagtcaaaacttccagaatttcctcctgatctcaataactcccaatatatcctcaaataaacattctcataaTCCAATATCCCTATagttgaccctgttatgacaaaactgctaatttgcaacctaagatcgtctcatgccgaatagctcgaatatatctatataatgatgggatctcatccataaatcacaacatgcaccgaaatatacaaatatgctatcaacgagccaaattaccaaaatgccctaataatcaaatgtggacccacatgcatgcatttaacatcatattataatataattcacataaacatgcatataatcatttaatggcataataaaacaattatggccctcccggcctactaatctagccattaaactgcgttagggattttggggcattatagtCACCCATCATGacactactccaggtcaagcacgcttaactttggagttctcaagtgatgggatatcgaaaagaagatgcatcttgtttgcataggtagtacccatcaatccatttaagccctctttaattatatagtcccatacctacatagtcttagaatcatcacacttgaccttcttccccaggcaatgtggattgcacaactttacccggtctttcccctcaCAGGATACTGATTGTCACAATCACAcccccccttaggggtccgacatcctcgtcggccacacttccggttgggtcaaggctctgataccatttgtaacgccccacttcactatggttgcttcctggaatgatgaatGGCCCTGCAaactaacacgagtctttccagcgtgctttttccccactcgcacacttcctaggaaaacttcccaggatgtcactcatcatgagactactccaggtcaagcacacttaactttggagttctcaagtgatgggctactgaaaagaagatgcatcttgttggcatataTAGTACTCATccatccatttaagccttctttaactatgtagtcccatacctacacagtcttagaatcatcacacttgaccttccccaggcgatgttgattgcacaactttacctaGTCTttcccctacggatcacgggatactaACCGTCACAAAGAGGCAGGTTATTTATAGCCTCATGCTTTGCGTGCAAGCAGCTGAAGTCATCATAGAAAATTCATCATGAATTTTTGGGATGATGTGACGTCAGCTGCCTTGGTAAATGAAACAGGGCCTCCTCTTTCCAAAAAAGTACTGTAATGggggataaccaagaccgttacactgtgtgtttaaaatagtggaagacttgctaatcaagtcttttaaaCGAAAACGTGAGCCTATAGTCATAAACAggttaagtttaaaagattttggtcataaaaagataattttcattaaaataattgtttagtacatgggatcccaaaacagggttaaaaagacatatttacaacaattccaaaagttataaataaacaataattaggCGTGTGATATTCCTCTCTCTCTTCCCATGGGTCGGAAGAAGAAAGTAATATTGAAGCCAGTAGCGGTTTCCGATGAGACGACGGTGGAAGACCTCCCTTCGATCCAAGAAGTGGAGCCTGAGTTGACTACTGCTGAAGAGTTTCATGAACCATGTGCCGATTTCGAGATGGATCGTGGAACTGAAGAGATTTTGAATCGCTCTTCGCCCAAAGCAGGGATCTGGGCTGAAGAGGTTGAGGATGTCGATTTTCAGAACTCtgcgaaggaaatttggagtaagtTCAAAACAAATCAGGTTCTCACCCCTTCTACCCGTCTGGTTTATACTGAACCTTTGAAAGTTGGTGAACAAATTGTTGCTCGTCTGGACTTGGAGGAGGTGGAGATTGAAGCCTCATTTTGGAAAAATGCTATAGTATGTATTGTGCTTGGTGCCAACCCTCCCTTCAGAGTTTTTGAAGGTTTTGTCAAAAGAGTATGGGGGAAACTAGGGGTTGATAAGATAGTAAGAATGCACTCTGGTTTTACATTGGTAAATTTCAGGGATGAAGTTACTCGGGACCTAATTCTAGAAACGGGAGTCATACACTTCGACAAGAAGCCTGTTGTCCTTCGCCCTTGGACAACAGACATGGATTCTGTGAGAATGGTGAAGTCTGTCCCGGTGTGGATTCGAATGAATGGTCTGGGTTTGCAATATTGGggaaaaaatagtcttagtgCTCTAGTGAGTACAATTGGCAAACCAATTATGGTGGATAAGGTGACCCAGAGTAGAGAGATGGTGAAATATGCTCGGGTTTTGGTGGATATGGAGATTTCAGATCACCCTCCTAACAGTATCGCTTTTATCAATGAACGGGGGCAGTTAGTGGAACAATCGGTTGAGTATGAATGGCTCCCTTCTAAATGCACAGCTTGTACTCAGTTAGGGCATATAGTGGCCAATTGTAACAAGGAAAAAGGAGTGGTTTGGCGAAAGAAAATCTCtgttgagaaaggagagaagtcAGATCAGGAAATTAATGGTTCTGAGACAGTTCATGAGCATCAATCTGAAGTTTCCATACCAGAAAACATAGTGCAAACTTCTAATAGTATTGATGCAGAAGAGCGGGGTAAAAGCTTATCTAAGGACTATGAGTCAATGGAGAGAACTGATCAGGGTATTCGCATATCATCTCAGCTAGTTGGAACAGACAGAGTTGACAGTGATGGCAATTGGATTACTCCCAAAAGGAGAGGGTCACGGGCAGGGGCTGCTCCTAACAAGACAGTAACAGCTCCTAACAAGGTAGTAGCAGCTCCATTTAAGACTAAGGAAATTAATGGCTATGCGGTTTTACTTGAGTCCGAGGGTGGACAAGTGGTCACTAATTCAAACCCAATTCTTGATGGAGGTTTGTAATATGATAGGGTGGAATGTGAGGGGGATGAATAAAAAAGAAAAGCAGAAAGCTATTCTTGATGTTTGTAAAGAGAATAAAGTTGGTTTTGGTGCTCTTTTTGAGACCAAGGtgaaaaatgagaagcttcaGGAGGTTTTTGTGAATAACTTCCATAACTGGGACTATTTTTCTAGTTCTATCACAGCTGGTAGGATTTTGGTTCTTTGGCAAGCTAAGTTTGTGAAGGTTGAAATTTTACTTGAGGACTCTCAATTAGTCCATTGCAGGGTTAAAGTTTGTGGCCAGCAGGAGGTTTTCTATGCCACAGTAGTCTATGGTAGTAATTCTATGGGGGAAAGGAAACATCTATGGGATAAGTTGGCTAGTATTGGTCATTTGAAACACCCTTGGATTATTTTTGGGGACTTTAATGCTATGTTTAGTTTCCATGATAGGAATGGCGGGAGACAAATTGTAGCTAAAGATTTCTCTGATGCTCAAAATTGGTTGGCTTTAGGCCAAGTGGATGAATTCAAGTGCTCTGGGGCGCACTTTACCTGGTCTAATAAACATGAAGTTGGAGATCGAATTTATTCTAAGCTAGATCGAGTTTTTATCAATGACTATTGGCTGGACATTTTCCCTAAATCTGAAGCTTGCTTCAAATGGGACTATATTTCAGATCATAGCTACTGTGTGATTAAAAGCCAGGAGTTTAATAAGGTGGGGTTCAAACCCTTTAGATATTTCAATCACTGGATGTCCTATAGAAGCTACAAGGAGACAGTTCTGAACAGCTGGTTTTCTTCTTTAGATTCGGGAGGTGGTTTATCTAAGATTGTGCAAAAGCTGTTTCGGGTCAAACATGTTTTAAAAAGATTTAGTAGGGAAGTGGTGGGGGATGTTGTCTTGGATTACAAGTTGGCTAAGGAGGATTTTAATATAGCTCAGGAAGCTTTGGCTTCTAACCCCTCTGACATTCTGCTTCAGCTTGCTGTTACTCAGAAGCAAGAGAATTTTTCTGTTATGCTGAACAGGTACTCCAGTTTTCTTAAGCAGCAAAGTAAAATTAAGTGGGTCAATTTCAGTGATGAAAATTCTAGGTACTTCCATGCTATTATGAGGAAAAGAAGGTTGGAAAATAGGATTACTTCTTTCTGTGTTGGTGATAAAATTGAGGATGATTATTCGACAGTAGTGGAGCATTTTCTCAATCATTTCAGGAAGTTTATGGGGAGTAGTAGTTCGGCCACTGAGGGTATTGATTTAACTTGTTTGAACAAGGGTAGAAGGCTGTCTTTGGAGCAACAAGTCAGGTTAATTCGGCCTTTTAGTAAGAA
It encodes the following:
- the LOC133814453 gene encoding uncharacterized protein LOC133814453, which produces MGRKKKVILKPVAVSDETTVEDLPSIQEVEPELTTAEEFHEPCADFEMDRGTEEILNRSSPKAGIWAEEVEDVDFQNSAKEIWSKFKTNQVLTPSTRLVYTEPLKVGEQIVARLDLEEVEIEASFWKNAIVCIVLGANPPFRVFEGFVKRVWGKLGVDKIVRMHSGFTLVNFRDEVTRDLILETGVIHFDKKPVVLRPWTTDMDSVRMVKSVPVWIRMNGLGLQYWGKNSLSALVSTIGKPIMVDKVTQSREMVKYARVLVDMEISDHPPNSIAFINERGQLVEQSVEYEWLPSKCTACTQLGHIVANCNKEKGVVWRKKISVEKGEKSDQEINGSETVHEHQSEVSIPENIVQTSNSIDAEERGKSLSKDYESMERTDQGIRISSQLVGTDRVDSDGNWITPKRRGSRAGAAPNKTVTAPNKVVAAPFKTKEINGYAVLLESEGGQVVTNSNPILDGGL